The following proteins come from a genomic window of Vallitaleaceae bacterium 9-2:
- a CDS encoding undecaprenyl-diphosphate phosphatase, protein MQMIELLKVIFLGIVEGITEWLPVSSTGHMILVDEFIKLDVSPQFMEMFLVVIQLGAIMAVVVLYFNKLLPFDFTRQREHFIKKDIMILWLKILVACIPAAIIGILYDDIIDELFYNYQTVTFTLIIYGVLFIIIERLHKGKQPNITTLAQLSYKTALLIGIFQLLALIPGTSRSGATIIGAMILGSSRVIAAEFTFFLAIPVMFGASLLKLVKFGLNFSSYELIILFTGMLVAFVTSILAIKFLMGYIKKHDFKVFGYYRIILGCIVFIYFLF, encoded by the coding sequence ATTCAAATGATTGAACTATTAAAAGTAATTTTTCTTGGTATTGTTGAAGGAATCACCGAATGGTTACCGGTCAGCAGTACAGGTCATATGATTCTCGTGGATGAATTCATAAAACTTGATGTCAGTCCACAATTTATGGAAATGTTTCTTGTTGTTATACAACTTGGTGCCATTATGGCTGTTGTTGTCCTTTATTTTAACAAACTGCTTCCCTTTGATTTTACACGTCAACGTGAACATTTTATAAAAAAGGATATCATGATTCTTTGGCTAAAAATTTTAGTCGCCTGTATTCCCGCTGCAATTATAGGTATTCTCTATGATGATATTATTGATGAACTCTTTTACAATTATCAAACCGTCACATTCACATTAATTATTTATGGTGTATTATTTATCATTATTGAACGTCTTCATAAAGGAAAACAGCCCAATATCACAACATTAGCCCAGCTTTCCTATAAGACAGCACTCTTAATTGGTATTTTTCAATTACTCGCGCTTATTCCCGGAACTTCACGTTCAGGGGCTACCATCATCGGAGCAATGATTCTTGGTTCTTCCCGTGTCATTGCTGCAGAGTTCACTTTCTTTTTAGCTATTCCTGTTATGTTTGGTGCCAGCCTATTAAAACTGGTCAAGTTTGGATTAAACTTTAGCAGCTATGAATTAATCATCCTGTTTACAGGCATGCTTGTCGCTTTTGTCACCTCCATTCTTGCCATAAAATTTTTGATGGGATATATCAAAAAACATGACTTTAAAGTATTTGGTTATTACCGTATAATTCTAGGTTGTATTGTATTTATTTATTTTCTTTTTTAG